The proteins below come from a single Rosa rugosa chromosome 2, drRosRugo1.1, whole genome shotgun sequence genomic window:
- the LOC133732915 gene encoding uncharacterized protein LOC133732915 has product MMGLDRNTNTRSRDYLEGMLSDYVGGKAKGKPQKSTSARLVTALTCLQFAFAVYATFLLYYMSPSIDLRTKPDFTWATKIAQQWKQYIIPPHIIGHYQDSASLVRLAEIQPITPSEICEHEKIDFEQKKSNDAQMIKLKTELYNEVLDFQSKNIGTETLAQLMAMKSKWDLKGPNRPKVTVILNHFKRKTLCAQLDALLQQTLPFHHVWVLSFGSPNELSLKRIVDSYNDSRISFISSSYDFKYYGRFQMALQTEADLVYIVDDDMIPGKKMLQILSHVAGTEKYKNSVLGSIGRILPFRQKDFTFPSYRKFRSKEAGLYLPDPAYDITLDKIVQVDFLSSSWFLSAELIKTLFIETPFTFSTGEDLHLSYQLQKYRNAGSFVLPVDPKDKETWGDSEHRLAYVSETTVIFKDIVQVRDDQWWKALSTGYITQWAAMHPQKIDVLFYAHSVDEVKALAPLIEKFRSTVGKKAYIAVSGGNFCPCEDAATALKWPKLVCKERRFKIFDLAVGALSGISNSEVVVLQGVYASMKGLIKIHNPSVVIAVADIDPNVKKILKMATETNGNGTTLVLLPRPSISKVLWMTDLRTTALPNWNRMRISINIITQNRVHSLTRLLKSLSDAYYLGDEVPISFNMDSKVDEATIRLVSSFDWPHGPKTLKRRIIQGGLIRAVSESWYPSSDDDFGLLLEDDIEVSPYYYLWIKYALLAYHYDPQVSLPELSSISLYTPRIVEVVKERPKWNPTQFFKNIHPNTPYFHQLPCSWGAVFFPKQWREFYVYMNMRFTEDAKKNPVQIPKSRTNGWQASWKKFLIDMMYLRGYVSLYPNFPNQASFSTNHMEPGAHISAKDNVVKHDKSDFEVPLLKEDFRNFLPGGKLPPASRLPSLNLFNMPVSLKGLKAAGAKLGQDVIGCNNATEIVMVDHQTGLPARCARF; this is encoded by the exons ATGATGGGACTTGATCGAAATACGAATACGAGAAGTAGGGATTACTTGGAAGGAATGCTGAGTGATTATGTTGGAGGAAAAGCCAAGGGGAAACCTCAGAAGAGCACTTCTGCTAGGCTTGTCACAGCTCTCACTTGTCTCCAGTTTGCCTTTGCAGTTTACGCAACATTCCTTCTCTACTACATGAGCCCTTCCATCGATTTACGAACCAAACCAGACTTCACATGGGCTACCAAGATTGCACAGCAATGGAAACAGTACATAATCCCACCCCACATCATTGGTCACTATCAAGATTCTGCTTCTCTTGTGAGATTGGCCGAAATCCAACCCATCACTCCCTCCGAAATTTGCGAGCACGAAAAGATTGATTTCGAGCAGAAGAAGTCCAATGATGCTCAGATGATCAAGCTGAAAACAGAGCTTTACAATGAGGTGTTGGACTTCCAAAGCAAGAACATTGGTACAGAAACTCTTGCTCAGCTGATGGCAATGAAGTCCAAGTGGGATTTGAAAGGTCCCAACAGACCAAAAGTCACAGTGATCTTGAACCACTTCAAGAGGAAAACACTTTGTGCTCAGCTTGATGCCTTGCTCCAACAAACCCTTCCTTTCCACCATGTTTGGGTTCTTTCATTTGGGAGTCCAAATGAGCTCTCTTTGAAGAGAATCGTCGACAGCTACAACGATTCAAGAATAAGCTTCATAAGTTCAAGCTATGACTTCAAGTACTATGGAAGGTTCCAAATGGCTTTGCAAACCGAAGCCGATCTTGTGTACATTGTTGATGATGACATGATTCCCGGGAAGAAAATGCTGCAGATTTTGTCACATGTAGCAGGGACAGAGAAGTACAAGAACTCGGTTTTGGGCAGCATAGGAAGGATTTTGCCATTTAGGCAAAAGGACTTCACTTTTCCAAGCTATAGAAAGTTCAGGTCTAAGGAGGCAGGACTTTATTTACCTGACCCTGCATATGATATCACTCTTGATAAAATTGTGCAGGTGGACTTTCTTTCCAGCTCTTGGTTCTTATCTGCAGAGCTGATTAAGACACTTTTCATTGAGACACCCTTCACATTTTCGACCGGTGAAGATCTGCACCTTAG TTATCAGCTTCAAAAGTACAGAAATGCTGGCTCATTTGTTCTTCCAGTTGACCCAAAGGATAAGGAAACTTGGGGTGACAGTGAACATAGACTTGCTTATGTATCCGAAACCACTGTAATTTTCAAAGACATTGTTCAAGTCCGAGACGATCAATGGTGGAAAGCACTATCTACTGGTTATATCACGCAGTGGGCTGCAATGCATCCTCAAAAAATTGATGTCCTTTTCTATGCTCATTCTGTTGATGAAGTTAAAGCACTCGCACCTCTTATTGAGAAATTCAGGTCCACTGTTGGAAAGAAAGCTTACATTGCCGTCTCTGGAGGCAATTTCTGCCCTTGTGAAGATGCAGCTACTGCACTCAAGTGGCCTAAGTTGGTATGCAAAGAGCGGAGGTTTAAGATCTTCGATTTGGCAGTGGGGGCTCTTTCGGGGATATCAAACTCGGAGGTGGTAGTGCTGCAAGGAGTATATGCTAGCATGAAAGGGTTGATCAAGATTCATAACCCGAGTGTGGTGATTGCAGTGGCTGACATTGATCCTAATGtgaaaaaaattttgaaaatggcAACAGAGACTAATGGGAATGGTACAACATTGGTTCTTTTACCAAGGCCTTCAATATCAAAAGTTCTTTGGATGACTGATCTTCGAACAACAGCATTGCCAA ATTGGAACAGAATGCGGATTTCTATCAACATTATCACCCAAAACCGGGTGCATTCCCTTACAAGGCTTCTCAAATCTCTCAGTGATGCATACTATCTTGGGGATGAGGTACCTATCAGCTTCAACATGGACAGCAAAGTTGATGAAGCAACTATTAGATTAGTAAGCTCATTTGACTGGCCTCATGGCCCTAAAACTCTCAAGAGGAGGATCATACAAGGAGGGCTTATTCGAGCTGTCAGTGAGAGTTGGTACCCTTCAtctgatgatgattttggtctGCTACTTGAAGATGATATCGAAGTCTCACCTTACTACTACCTATGGATCAAATACGCCCTCTTAGCCTACCACTATGATCCTCAAGTGTCTCTTCCCGAGTTGTCCTCAATCTCTCTCTACACCCCTAGGATAGTTGAGGTGGTGAAAGAAAGGCCTAAATGGAACCCAACACAGTTTTTTAAGAACATTCATCCAAACACACCTTATTTCCACCAGTTACCTTGCAGTTGGGGAGCAGTCTTCTTCCCCAAGCAATGGAGAGAGTTCTATGTCTATATGAACATGAGGTTCACCGAAGATGCCAAGAAAAACCCGGTTCAAATTCCGAAGTCCCGGACTAATGGTTGGCAAGCGTCATGGAAAAAGTTTCTTATAGACATGATGTACCTCAGAGGATATGTGAGTCTTTATCCAAACTTTCCAAACCAGGCAAGCTTTTCCACTAACCATATGGAACCCGGGGCTCATATCAGCGCCAAGGACAATGTTGTGAAGCATGACAAGTCAGATTTTGAAGTGCCATTGTTGAAGGAAGACTTCCGAAATTTCTTGCCAGGTGGCAAATTGCCTCCGGCCTCAAGATTGCCATCTTTGAACCTCTTCAACATGCCGGTTTCTCTTAAAGGCTTAAAGGCTGCTGGAGCCAAGTTGGGGCAGGATGTGATTGGATGCAACAATGCCACAGAGATAGTCATGGTTGATCATCAAACCGGTCTACCAGCACGCTGTGCCAGGTTCTGA